The nucleotide window GCGGGCCGCTTCTTGAAGGCTGCAACGAGAACCTGAACCTCACCCGTCCCGACGTGATCCAGGCTATCCACGAGGCCTATCTCGCGGCCGGCGCGGACATCGTCGAGACGAACACCTTCGGCGGGACCTCGATCGTGCTGGCCGAGTACGGTCTCCAGGACAAGGTGCTTGAGATCAACCGGGCCGGGGCGCGACTCGCGCGCGCCGCCGCGGAGCGCTTCTCGACCTCCGAGCGTCCGCGGCTCGTGGCCGGCGCGATGGGGCCGACGACCAAGACGCTGCTCGTGACCGGCGGGGTCACCTTTGACCAGCTCAGCGAAGCGTTCTACCTCCAAACGAAGGGACTGATCGAGGGCGGCGCCGACCTGCTCTTGCTCGAGACGGCCCAGGATACTTTGAACCTCAAGGCCGCGGCGATCGGCGTACTGAAGGCCTTAAAAGAATCCGGCCGGGAGCTTCCGCTGATGATCTCGGCCACGATCGAGCGGACCGGCACGATGCTGGCCGGCCAGGCCGTGGAGGCTCTGTACACGTCGCTCGAACATCTGCCGCTATTTTCGATCGGGCTGAACTGCGCCACAGGGCCGGAGTTCATGACGGATCATATCCGCTCGCTCGCGGCGCTCGCGACCTGTTATATCAGCGTCTATCCCAACGCCGGGCTGCCGGATGAAGAAGGGAAATATTCCGAGACGCCCGAATCGCTCTCGGCCAAACTCGCGCGCTTCGCGGACGAGGGCTGGCTGAACCTCGTCGGCGGCTGCTGCGGCACGACCCCGGAGCATATCAAAGCGATCGCCGACATGGTCAAAGGCAAGAAGCCCCGCGTCCCGCAGACGCTGGTCAAGCCGGCCGTATCCGGGATCGACTATCTGCCGATCGAGGAGGACAACCGTCCCATCATCGTGGGCGAGCGGACGAACGTGATCGGCAGCCGGAAGTTCAAGGACCTGATCGTGTCGGAGAAGATCGAGGAGGCCTCCGAGATCGGCCGCGCCCAGGTCAAGACCGGGGCGCAGGTGTTGGATGTTTGCATGGCCAACCCCGACCGCAACGAGCTTTTTGACATGGACCGCTTCATTCAAATCCTGAACAAGAAGGTCAAGTCCCCGCTCATGATCGACTCGACCGACGCCGCCGTGACCGAGGCCGCGCTCAAGCACTGCCAGGGGAAATGCGTGATCAACTCAATCAACCTTGAGGACGGCGAGGAGCGCTTCGAGAAGATTGTGCCGCTGCTCAAAAAATACGGCGGCGCGGTGGTCGTGGGCTGCATCGACGAGGACAAGGTCCAGGGCATGGCCGTCGCGCGGCAGAGGAAGCTCGCCGTCGCTCAAAGGTCGCACGACCTGCTGGTGAACAAGTACGGCGTCCCCGTTCGGGACCTCATCTTCGACGCCCTGGTCTTCCCGGTCGGAACGGGCGACGCCAACTACATCGGCTCGGCGCCCGAGACGATCGAGGGCATCCGGCTGATCAAGGAAGCTCTGCCGGGCGTCAAGACGGTGCTGGGGATCAGCAACGTCTCCTTCGGCCTCCCGCCCGCCGGGCGGGAAGTTTTAAACGCCGTTTTCCTGTATCACTGCGTCAAGGCCGGGCTGGATTACGCGATCGTCAATTCCGAGAAGCTTGAGCGCTACCCGTCCATCCCGGAGGAGGAGCGGCGGCTTGCGGAGGACCTGATCTACTGGCGCGGAAAAGACCCCGTGGCGGCCTTCGCCGAATATTTCCGTGCGAAGAAGCCGGCCGCGAAAAAACCCAAGAGCTCGCTGTCGCTCGATGAGCGGCTGGCACGGTATATTATTGAAGGCTCGAAGGATGGACTGGTCGAGGACCTCGATGAGGCGCGCAAAACCCGAAGCCCCCTTGAGATCATCAACGGCCCGCTGATGGCCGGGATGGACGAGGTCGGGCGGCTGTTCAACAACAACGAATTGATCGTGGCCGAGGTGCTGCAGTCGGCCGAAGCGATGAAGGCCGCGGTGCGCCACCTCGAACAATTCATGGAGAAGAGCGACACCGCCAGCCGCGGCAAGATCATCCTGGCGACGGTGAAGGGCGACGTGCACGACATCGGGAAGAACCTCGTCGAGATCATCCTCGGCAACAACGGCTACAAGATCGTCAATCTCGGCATCAAGGTCCCGCCGGAGGAGTTGATCGCGGCCTATCAGCGCGAGCGGCCGGACGCGATCGGCCTGTCCGGGCTCCTGGTCAAGTCGGCCCAGCAAATGGTCGTGACGGCGCAGGATTTGAAGGCGGCCGGGATCGCGGCGCCGATCCTCGTCGGCGGCGCCGCGCTGACGAAAAAATTCACGGACACCAAGATCGCGGCCGAGTATGCCGGCCCGGTGATCTATGCCAAGGACGCGATGAACGGGCTCGATATCGCGAACCAGTTGATGAACGAAGATTCGCGCGAGGACTTTCTGAACAAAGTCCGGGAAGACCGGAAACACATGGTCCAGGTTACCGAGGAGCGCGCATCCCGTCCCGCGACGCTTACTGAGGCCACGGCCGCGCGTTCGGCCGTGCGGAGGAATCATCCCCTGCCGAGGCCGTCGGACTTCGATCTGCATGTGATCGAAAAGGGTCCCGTCGAGGAGATCTTCGGATACATCAACCCGGTCATGCTGTACGGGAAGCATCTGGGCCTGAAGGGAAACCTGGAAAAGCTTCTGGCCGAGAAGGACGAGACGGCCGAAAAACTTTACAAAACAGTCGAGGCGTTCAAGAAAGAGGCAATCGCAAAAAAATATATCACGGCACAGGGGGTCTACCGGTTCTTTCCATGCCAATCGCGTGGAGACGATCTTTTGATCTTCGATCCGTCCGATCCATCGCGTATGATTGAGACATTCACATTCCCGCGGCAACCTTCCGGCGAGCGGCTCTGCCTCTCGGACTACTGCCGTGACGTCGAGTCCAAAGAGATCGACAGCGTGGCGTTCTTCGCCGTCACCTGCGGACGCGGCGTGCGGAAACTATCCACGCAATGGAAAGAGGCGGGGGACTATCTGCGTTCGCACATGCTGCAGGCCGTGGCGGTCGAGGGGGCGGAGGGCTTTGCGGAATGGCTGCACAAAAAGATTCGCGCGGACTGGGGTTTCCCCGATCCGCCTTCGCTCGCATTACCGGATCTCTTCCATAAAAAATACCGCGGCGTGCGCGTCAGCTTCGGCTATCCGGCCTGCCCGAACCTCGCCGACCAGCACAAACTCTTCAAGCTGCTCGACGTCGCCGCAAAGATCGGCATCCAATTGACCGACGGCGACATGATGGACCCCGAAGCCTCCGTCTCGGCCCTCGTCTTCCATCATCCGGACGCGAAGTATTTCAGGACGGATACTGCATAGGGATTGTAGGGGGCCTTGATGAGAGTTTTTGCGTTCCTAATCATTGCAGGAATGCTTGTGGGGTGCCAGACCGCTCCTCGGCCGCTGCCCCCGGATGAATTGAATCGCATCCAAACTCGCACGTTCAACGAGCCCTTCGATCGCGTCTTCTCCGCCGTTCTGGAAACCCTCCGGGATGCCCGCTACCCCATCGCCGTGTCCGACACTCAATCGGGCCTCATCATGACCGACGACGTACTGCCGGAGGGACATCCAATCGCCGAAACCGAGGCCGCCGTCCGCTCCAAGTGGAGCGTCATGGTCACTCGGACCGGGGATAATCGAACCACTGTCCGAGCTCGGTGGTTCTATGCCATCCGGGGCGCTATCCTCCTTCGCTTTCGCGAGGCCGACCAGCCGGAATCCGAGGAGGCTCACTATAAGCCATTTTTCGAAAAGCTGGAATCGAAATTGAAAAATAGCCCCTGACTTTTAAATGGATTGGAGTCTGAGAATTTTCCCAGAAATAATAAATAGGGACAGATTGAGGTAGCCCCGATTCCATGGACAGATGGTTAAGCCCCCGGATGCCGCTCCTCAAACTGCACCGGGCTTTGGTAATCTAACGCCGCGTGGCGGCGCTGCCGATTATAAAACAGTTCGATGTAGTCAAACAACGCCGCCCGCGCCTGATCTCGATCGAAGAAGGTCTGATGGAAAACCCATTCGTTCTTCAGCGAACTAAAAAAGCTCTCCACCACGGCGTTGTCGTAACAGTTGCCCTTTCGACTCATGCTGGGCTGCATCCCCTGCATCTGAAGCCGGCTCCGATAAAGACGGCTGGCATACTGGATGCCCTGATCGGTGTGATGGATCAGTCCGGGCGAAGGACGGCGGTGGGCAATCGCCATGGCCAGTGCATCAAGCACCAACTGGCCGTCGGGCCGTTCACTCATCGCCCACCCCACGACGCGTCGGGAGTACAAATCCAACAGCACGGCCAGATACAGCCACCCCCGGCGGGTGGGAATAAAGGTGATATCCCCGGCCCAGATCCGGTTCGGAACGGCCACGGCAAACTGCCGGTCCAGATGATTGGGTGCGGGCGGATCGCTGTTGCGGGCCGCATAGGCCGCTCGAAACCGTCGCATCCGTCGGGCTTCGATGCCATGGATCCGTCGCAGTCGCCTCACGCGGTGTCGGCCGCACGGCACGCCCTCGTCGTTCAAAGTCCGCCAGGTCTTGACCGCGCCGTAGGCCTCCCGGTTCTGGGCGTGAAGCCGGCGGATCTGAAGCAGCAGGGTCCGATTGGCTTGCGCCCGGCGACTCTCCGGTCGGTTGCGCCCGGCGTAGTAGCCGCTACGGCTCACGCCCACGGCGGCGCACAGGTGATCGACGCGATGAACCGACCGGTGCGCTTCGATGAAGGCGTGCTTCATTCGGATCCCTTGGTGAAGAACGCCACGGCTTTTTTTAAAATGTCCCGCTCCTCACGCAGCCGCGCGTTCTCCCGTCGGAGCCGGGCCACTTCATCGGCGGGGGCGGGCAGACGCCCCGAGCCGGGAAAGGAATGCTCGCCGTGAGTCCGAATTTGCGCCTGCCATTTATAAAGCCGATTTCTCGGGACCCCCAGCTCCCGGGCCAGTTCCGCCGCCGGTTTACCGGATTGCTCCAGCAACCGCACGGCTTCGGCTTTAAACGCTTTGGTAAAACTCCGGCGCTTTCGCATTGGACACCTCCAGGGGTATTGTCCCCTTTTCTAGTGTCCATGAAAAGAGGGGTAGCTCA belongs to Nitrospiria bacterium and includes:
- the metH gene encoding methionine synthase, whose translation is MNINELKKILSARILVIDGAMGTQIQNRNLAAKDFGGPLLEGCNENLNLTRPDVIQAIHEAYLAAGADIVETNTFGGTSIVLAEYGLQDKVLEINRAGARLARAAAERFSTSERPRLVAGAMGPTTKTLLVTGGVTFDQLSEAFYLQTKGLIEGGADLLLLETAQDTLNLKAAAIGVLKALKESGRELPLMISATIERTGTMLAGQAVEALYTSLEHLPLFSIGLNCATGPEFMTDHIRSLAALATCYISVYPNAGLPDEEGKYSETPESLSAKLARFADEGWLNLVGGCCGTTPEHIKAIADMVKGKKPRVPQTLVKPAVSGIDYLPIEEDNRPIIVGERTNVIGSRKFKDLIVSEKIEEASEIGRAQVKTGAQVLDVCMANPDRNELFDMDRFIQILNKKVKSPLMIDSTDAAVTEAALKHCQGKCVINSINLEDGEERFEKIVPLLKKYGGAVVVGCIDEDKVQGMAVARQRKLAVAQRSHDLLVNKYGVPVRDLIFDALVFPVGTGDANYIGSAPETIEGIRLIKEALPGVKTVLGISNVSFGLPPAGREVLNAVFLYHCVKAGLDYAIVNSEKLERYPSIPEEERRLAEDLIYWRGKDPVAAFAEYFRAKKPAAKKPKSSLSLDERLARYIIEGSKDGLVEDLDEARKTRSPLEIINGPLMAGMDEVGRLFNNNELIVAEVLQSAEAMKAAVRHLEQFMEKSDTASRGKIILATVKGDVHDIGKNLVEIILGNNGYKIVNLGIKVPPEELIAAYQRERPDAIGLSGLLVKSAQQMVVTAQDLKAAGIAAPILVGGAALTKKFTDTKIAAEYAGPVIYAKDAMNGLDIANQLMNEDSREDFLNKVREDRKHMVQVTEERASRPATLTEATAARSAVRRNHPLPRPSDFDLHVIEKGPVEEIFGYINPVMLYGKHLGLKGNLEKLLAEKDETAEKLYKTVEAFKKEAIAKKYITAQGVYRFFPCQSRGDDLLIFDPSDPSRMIETFTFPRQPSGERLCLSDYCRDVESKEIDSVAFFAVTCGRGVRKLSTQWKEAGDYLRSHMLQAVAVEGAEGFAEWLHKKIRADWGFPDPPSLALPDLFHKKYRGVRVSFGYPACPNLADQHKLFKLLDVAAKIGIQLTDGDMMDPEASVSALVFHHPDAKYFRTDTA
- a CDS encoding IS3 family transposase, giving the protein MKHAFIEAHRSVHRVDHLCAAVGVSRSGYYAGRNRPESRRAQANRTLLLQIRRLHAQNREAYGAVKTWRTLNDEGVPCGRHRVRRLRRIHGIEARRMRRFRAAYAARNSDPPAPNHLDRQFAVAVPNRIWAGDITFIPTRRGWLYLAVLLDLYSRRVVGWAMSERPDGQLVLDALAMAIAHRRPSPGLIHHTDQGIQYASRLYRSRLQMQGMQPSMSRKGNCYDNAVVESFFSSLKNEWVFHQTFFDRDQARAALFDYIELFYNRQRRHAALDYQSPVQFEERHPGA
- a CDS encoding transposase — its product is MRKRRSFTKAFKAEAVRLLEQSGKPAAELARELGVPRNRLYKWQAQIRTHGEHSFPGSGRLPAPADEVARLRRENARLREERDILKKAVAFFTKGSE